One part of the bacterium genome encodes these proteins:
- a CDS encoding DUF2723 domain-containing protein translates to MVKGTKPTTPGSPAILAGSADWTPSLLAGIGALALYLVLAPPAVGDKDAAEFTLVLATRGIAHPTGYPLYTLLGHPFVSLLHACGVGWAYAANAWSALGGAVAVALLHRLARRLVADGRGGAVLAWLPVLLFGLNPIWTFETTLAETGSWHVAWSCGAALLALRLLGRLDESAAVTGAGSRRGAAAWGLVCGLGLAHHATALLLAAPLTLALAIPVRRRGLSARLFAPALAGLLLPLLSYGFVAWRAFHPGTVQWPLLAPAWGAVLDHLRAAQYREFFGHFHPSSAQARFLALYVYPFLALSALAIGVAVRTAGPGPRRQLLLAIAAGCIIECAVTFSYGVADPSSYFLPILAL, encoded by the coding sequence TGGACGCCTTCGCTCCTGGCCGGGATCGGCGCGCTGGCCCTCTACCTGGTGCTCGCGCCGCCGGCGGTCGGGGACAAGGACGCGGCGGAGTTCACGCTGGTGCTGGCGACCCGCGGCATCGCCCACCCCACGGGCTATCCGCTCTACACGCTGCTCGGTCACCCGTTCGTGTCGCTCCTGCACGCCTGCGGGGTCGGCTGGGCCTACGCCGCCAACGCCTGGAGCGCGCTGGGCGGCGCGGTGGCCGTCGCGCTGCTGCACCGTTTGGCTCGCCGCCTGGTCGCGGACGGGCGCGGCGGCGCCGTGCTGGCGTGGCTGCCCGTGCTTCTCTTCGGCCTGAACCCCATCTGGACCTTCGAGACGACGCTGGCCGAGACCGGCTCTTGGCACGTGGCCTGGTCCTGCGGCGCGGCGCTGCTGGCCCTGCGCCTGCTCGGGCGACTGGACGAGTCCGCCGCCGTCACCGGCGCGGGCTCCCGGCGCGGCGCGGCCGCCTGGGGCCTGGTCTGCGGCCTCGGGCTGGCGCACCACGCGACGGCCCTGCTGCTGGCGGCGCCCCTGACGCTCGCGCTCGCGATCCCGGTGCGACGGCGGGGCCTGTCGGCGCGCCTGTTCGCCCCGGCGCTGGCCGGCTTGCTGTTGCCGCTGCTGTCCTACGGCTTCGTCGCCTGGCGGGCCTTCCACCCCGGGACCGTGCAGTGGCCGCTGCTCGCCCCCGCCTGGGGAGCCGTCCTCGACCATCTGCGGGCCGCCCAGTACCGGGAGTTCTTCGGACACTTCCACCCTTCGTCCGCCCAAGCGCGCTTCCTGGCGCTCTACGTCTACCCGTTCCTGGCCCTGTCCGCTCTCGCGATCGGCGTGGCGGTCCGCACGGCCGGCCCCGGGCCGCGCCGACAGCTGCTGCTGGCGATCGCGGCCGGCTGCATCATCGAGTGCGCCGTGACGTTCAGCTACGGCGTGGCCGACCCCTCGTCCTACTTCCTGCCGATCCTCGCGCTCG